Below is a window of Candidatus Eremiobacteraceae bacterium DNA.
CGAGCGTGTTGAGACGGTCTTGGAGGACTTGCATTTCCTCGCTTTGGATGTCGGTCGTGATGGTCTTGTACTGGTCGTTCGGTTCCAGCTCGACGAGCGCGCGCAAGCCGCCTTGCAGGTCGAGACCGAGTTTCACGGTGCTGCTCAGCGGCGTGAAAATGAACCAGCATCCGACGCACAGGCCGAGGATGACGAGCATCTTGACGAGATGCTTCCAACGATACCAAAACATGACTGGAAGAAGACCTCAAGCGATGAGAAATGCTTTAGCGACGCCGCTCTGACGAGTTCGAGCCACGGGTTCGTCGGCCCACGTCCCGCCGCCTTGCAGGACCGTCCTGCACTTTGCGATGGCCCCGACAATCCGTCTACGTCAAGCGCACGCCGTTGATGGTCACTTCATACGTACAGCCAAGGAGGCGCGCTGCCGCGTCGCTCAGCGCGAAACGCAGCGCGAAGATATCGGCTATCTCCGCTTGTTCCGCGAACGCGAAATCCGCCGCAAGCCGAAGACTGATCCGGCGCTGCGCCGCATCGAATTCCAGCTCGGCCTTCGTGACCGCGTGGTTCACCCGGTCGTGGACGTCGAATTCGTTCGCGTCTCGCGTGCGTACGCGCGAACGGTGGATGTCGGCCTTGTCGGCGATGATGAGCGCCGCGCAGACGGCGTTCACCGGCACGCCGCGCTCGGTCTCATCGTGAT
It encodes the following:
- a CDS encoding HD domain-containing protein → MKRFESLRRDPEILGLIDAADRTLGAMNYTDHGRRHVTLVAVNGAKLLADLKHDDRAQELAAVAGLLHDIGNVVGRNTHAAAGAVMAYPLLTARGFAVEDAAEVVAAIGNHDETERGVPVNAVCAALIIADKADIHRSRVRTRDANEFDVHDRVNHAVTKAELEFDAAQRRISLRLAADFAFAEQAEIADIFALRFALSDAAARLLGCTYEVTINGVRLT